From Lolium rigidum isolate FL_2022 unplaced genomic scaffold, APGP_CSIRO_Lrig_0.1 contig_53382_1, whole genome shotgun sequence:
AATTTGTGTTGCAGCATCATTATCAGTCAAATCAAAGACTTGAAGAATCAAGCAAGTCCTACAGTACTAGTTTTGAACTTTGCATGGAACTCTGCAGATGTGTGTGCCAACATAACCAATAAAATTCATCTAGATTCGTTGCACCATTGTGAGTTCGTCAATTTTCTTGGCCATACCCAATCCAACCAGCTACTGCACTTGCACTTCAGAGACAAATAATTCAGTTTCTTCTCAGACGCAAATTACTAAACGTGCCTAGCAACGTGTAATCAGCTATCATAGAGAGAAGTTTCTACTCCCATGATTCCCATCCAAATTTACAGATACAGTAACGTCCCATGCTCTGAAACCAAAAGACATGTGGGATTAACCAAGTACACATTTCCGTCCAGATTCAGTAACCAACTCTCAAATCGACTTGTGTACCTCTCGTTCAGAACCCAAAAGAAGGCGGTGGGGGATTAACCTAGCCTAAATTCCGTCCAGGTTCACTAGCGAGCAGTCAGTTggtgcacgcacgcacgcactcgCGACGggaggaaggaaggaaggaagaggaCTAGGTGCTTACCGTCGGGACGGTCGTGCGGCCATGCGAAGTACTCCCAGTCCCACCTCTCGAAGTCGAACTTGGGGCGCTGAAGCCTCACCAGCGGATCTCGCACGGCGGCGGCGAACCCCAGCTCCGGGCTCCTGCATTTCAATTCGCGAATCGAACACCAAGAATCAGTTAGCCCGATCGGAAACAGAGACAAATCCAGCAAGAAAGCGAGCAGCCCTTGAATTGACAGAGAAAGAACGGAGGAAGAGGAATACGGCCGGATGAGAATAAGGTAGGCGAGAAAGCAGAGCATGGATGTGCAACAATGGCGGCGACGGCAAGAACGGTGGCGGAACTTATCAAGCATCCGCACGCGCGGAAGAAACAGAGCAGGAGAGAACACATTGGAGGAAGGAACCAAGAAAAGAAGAAGAGTAGAGAGAAGGAGCACTCGCCTGAGAAGCGCAACGCCTCTGTCCATCTCGATCTCCGCCCTgaaccggccgccgccgctcctgtGCTCCCCTCTACTGGCCGACCTCGCCATCACCGGCGACAGGCTGCTGCAGCTGCTCATCTCTCGGAGGGAAAAGCGCTCGCTCTGCGCCTGTCTCGTGCGGGGTGGGCTCTCCGGGAGTCGCGCGTCAGAGGAAGAGAGG
This genomic window contains:
- the LOC124681723 gene encoding uncharacterized protein LOC124681723, whose amino-acid sequence is MSSCSSLSPVMARSASRGEHRSGGGRFRAEIEMDRGVALLRRVLLLSTLLLFLVPSSNVFSPALFLPRVRMLDKFRHRSCRRRHCCTSMLCFLAYLILIRPYSSSSVLSLSIQGLLAFLLDLSLFPIGLTDSWCSIRELKCRSPELGFAAAVRDPLVRLQRPKFDFERWDWEYFAWPHDRPDANLEMRDSDPTATFEADRKEIEGFLSRSTLQLEASQSTAELEASQSTPHLEAIQGILDQSMLHLEAGGSFPSQSTPLPEASEGFPSPRTPKLEIDDDMLFGHGAPWRRGCAESNPFLLEHCKALQGRCAF